The Halomicronema hongdechloris C2206 genome includes a window with the following:
- the pstC gene encoding phosphate ABC transporter permease subunit PstC, with the protein MTPGVSPGSETLWNPNRQRSKITQQIVIFITGACATVSILTTFGIVATLIFETFEFFQEVSIVDFLTDTRWTPLFSSKQFGIFVLISATLLTSTIAILVALPLGLLAAIALSEYAKPNVRKVIKPILEVLAGIPSIVFGYFALLTVTPFLQNFVPGLQGFNALSAGLVLGIAILPLVASLSEDAIYSVPRSLRDGAYALGATKRETIISVVLPAALSGIVASIILAISRAIGETMIVTLAAGQNPTLGFNPLVPTMTMTAYMVQVSLGDTPVGSIAYKTLFAVGMSLFLITLVLNLISFWVVRRFREQYE; encoded by the coding sequence ATGACCCCTGGAGTTTCCCCGGGCTCGGAGACCCTCTGGAACCCGAATCGGCAGAGAAGTAAGATCACCCAACAGATTGTGATTTTCATCACCGGAGCCTGTGCGACGGTGTCGATTCTCACGACCTTTGGAATCGTCGCTACCTTGATTTTTGAAACCTTTGAATTTTTCCAGGAAGTGTCGATCGTAGACTTTTTGACCGACACTCGCTGGACGCCCCTCTTTAGCAGTAAGCAATTTGGCATTTTTGTATTGATTAGTGCCACCTTGTTGACCTCTACCATTGCTATTTTGGTGGCGTTGCCGCTGGGATTGTTGGCTGCCATTGCCCTGAGTGAGTACGCCAAGCCTAACGTCAGGAAGGTAATTAAGCCGATTCTCGAGGTGTTGGCCGGGATTCCCTCCATTGTGTTTGGCTACTTTGCCCTGTTGACGGTGACACCGTTTTTGCAGAATTTTGTGCCGGGCTTGCAGGGCTTTAATGCTCTCAGTGCGGGGTTGGTGTTAGGCATTGCTATCTTGCCTCTGGTGGCGTCTTTGAGTGAGGATGCCATCTATTCGGTACCGCGTAGTCTCCGAGATGGGGCCTATGCCCTGGGAGCCACTAAGCGGGAAACGATTATTTCAGTGGTGCTACCGGCAGCGTTATCTGGGATTGTGGCCTCCATCATCCTGGCTATTTCTCGGGCCATCGGCGAAACCATGATCGTGACCTTGGCGGCGGGGCAAAACCCAACTCTGGGCTTTAACCCCTTGGTACCCACCATGACCATGACGGCTTATATGGTGCAGGTGAGCTTGGGCGATACCCCAGTGGGGTCCATTGCCTATAAGACGCTGTTTGCTGTGGGGATGAGCCTGTTTTTAATTACCTTGGTGCTGAACCTGATCAGTTTCTGGGTTGTGCGTCGATTTAGGGAGCAATACGAGTAA
- the pstB gene encoding phosphate ABC transporter ATP-binding protein PstB produces MVQDSSTQTLTDLTFKVENVGVYYGSALAVRDVFLDIPKGQIVAFIGPSGCGKSTILRCFNRMNDLIPSARMTGRIIYHDTDIYARSVDPVELRRRIGMVFQKPNPFPKSIYENISFGAKINGYQGDMDELVEQSLRRAAIWEEVKDKLNESGLSLSGGQQQRLCIARAIAIEPEVILMDEPCSALDPISTLKIEELMQELKEQYTIIIVTHNMQQASRVSDKTAFFNAEATESGGKVGYLVEYDDTQTIFTNPQQEYTRDYVSGRFG; encoded by the coding sequence ATGGTCCAAGATTCTTCCACTCAAACCCTAACCGATTTAACTTTCAAGGTTGAGAATGTCGGTGTCTATTATGGTTCTGCCTTGGCGGTCCGGGATGTTTTCTTAGACATTCCCAAGGGGCAAATTGTTGCCTTCATCGGACCATCTGGTTGTGGTAAGAGTACCATTCTGCGCTGCTTCAACCGTATGAATGACTTGATCCCCAGTGCCAGGATGACGGGGCGCATCATTTACCACGACACCGATATTTACGCTCGCTCTGTCGACCCGGTGGAGCTGCGTCGTCGCATCGGCATGGTGTTCCAGAAGCCTAATCCTTTTCCCAAATCCATTTACGAGAATATTTCCTTTGGGGCCAAAATCAATGGTTACCAGGGAGATATGGATGAATTGGTAGAGCAATCCCTACGTCGGGCAGCCATTTGGGAAGAAGTGAAGGATAAGCTCAACGAAAGCGGCCTCTCCCTGTCCGGTGGTCAGCAGCAGCGATTGTGTATTGCCCGAGCCATCGCCATTGAGCCCGAAGTGATTCTAATGGACGAACCCTGTTCGGCACTAGACCCCATCTCCACCCTAAAAATTGAGGAGCTGATGCAGGAGCTAAAAGAGCAATACACGATCATCATCGTGACCCACAACATGCAGCAGGCCTCTCGGGTGTCTGACAAAACGGCCTTCTTCAATGCTGAAGCTACTGAAAGCGGTGGCAAAGTGGGCTATTTGGTGGAATATGACGATACCCAGACCATCTTCACCAATCCTCAGCAAGAATACACCCGTGACTATGTGTCTGGCCGATTTGGCTAA
- a CDS encoding glycerol-3-phosphate acyltransferase, which translates to MSLTQVWGACLILILGPLLGGCPLTGWSTWLLTGKHLSQLGTGNVSVSAAFYHGSRLAGILAVLLEAAKGIAVVLLARHFFPQEPLWEIIALIALVMGRYWISQGAGTTNVTWGIIVHDPITAGLLFGISAIGFTLVRDRKGGRLLVLVLLPLLTALRHSDDGGRVLAMACLSGLIAWIYQKIPDDLDLSPQEGRLESRQMFRFFRGDRALLSLDQPLNPEKVGHKAASLAQLNAWGYPVPRGYVLLAGDDPAPLLEIAAPSPSQPLVVRSSALDEDTDTASAAGLYTSVTQITNQADLAAAIARCFASYQAPAAVQYRRQHHLPDKELAVLVQEQVGGLYSGVAFSRDPISRAGDSVTIEALPGMASRVVSGQTTPEQYRVLVQEDDISPPSDPDAPADWTLPEALTLTVEGDGRVPQRLVQQVAYLARHIETRYHGIPQDIEWTYDGHTLWLLQSRPITTMQPLWTRKIAAEVIPGLIRPLTWSINRPLTCGVWGELFTLVLGNRAEGLDFEATATLHHSRAYFNASLLGDIFLRMGLPRESLDFLTRGAPFSKPPMSSTLRNLPGLLRLLGRELWLDDDFNRDQTTFFQPGLMALTRTVPTQMAPEDLLETIEDILALLKRATYYSILVPLSIAIRQAILRVSDAELDGSQNPEVAALNELRSLAQDTRLLLSTMELDSISSASSLLAALAEHADGDSILSRLDTLVTKYGYLSQVGTDISVPTWKENPSPVRELFAQLVLAPTPATATKSKHQKTATSATWQVDVVQRRLHLKGQVTAVYTRLLAELRWSFVALGQHWHRLGYLAQPDDVFYLQLDDIRQQMNEPLDQRWATLTEAIAARRWQLQQDQQLSSVPYLVYGNEPPHLHRLPPLQSPAAQVLRGIGASPGVVEGTVRVLTDLGGVGSLAHDSILVVPYTDAGWAPLLAQAKGLVAEVGGRLSHGAIVAREYGIPAVMNVNQATQCLHDGQRVRLDGEKGTVEVLFC; encoded by the coding sequence ATGTCCCTGACTCAGGTTTGGGGTGCTTGTTTGATTTTGATCCTGGGGCCGTTACTTGGCGGCTGCCCCCTGACAGGCTGGAGTACATGGCTGCTGACCGGTAAGCATCTATCCCAGCTCGGCACAGGCAATGTCAGCGTATCGGCGGCGTTTTACCACGGCAGTCGCCTGGCGGGTATCTTGGCTGTCTTGCTGGAAGCTGCCAAGGGCATCGCCGTCGTCTTGTTGGCCCGCCACTTCTTCCCCCAAGAGCCCCTATGGGAAATCATTGCCTTGATCGCCTTGGTGATGGGACGCTATTGGATCAGCCAAGGGGCTGGCACCACCAATGTCACCTGGGGCATCATCGTCCACGACCCGATCACGGCAGGCTTGCTCTTCGGTATCAGTGCCATTGGCTTCACCCTAGTGCGCGATCGCAAGGGGGGGCGGCTATTGGTGCTAGTGCTGCTGCCCCTACTCACCGCATTACGCCACAGCGATGATGGCGGCCGAGTTCTGGCCATGGCCTGCCTCAGTGGTCTCATTGCTTGGATCTACCAGAAGATCCCCGACGACTTAGATTTATCCCCTCAAGAAGGCCGTTTAGAGTCCCGACAAATGTTTCGTTTCTTTCGCGGTGATCGGGCTCTGCTCTCCCTAGATCAGCCCTTAAACCCTGAAAAAGTTGGCCATAAGGCCGCCTCCTTGGCACAGCTAAACGCCTGGGGCTATCCCGTCCCCCGCGGGTATGTCTTGCTGGCCGGAGACGACCCTGCCCCCCTGCTAGAAATTGCCGCCCCCTCCCCCAGCCAACCCCTGGTGGTGCGCTCCTCCGCCCTGGACGAAGATACCGATACCGCCTCAGCCGCAGGGCTGTATACCTCCGTCACCCAAATCACTAATCAGGCCGATTTAGCCGCCGCCATCGCCCGCTGTTTTGCCTCCTATCAGGCTCCAGCGGCAGTGCAGTACCGTCGCCAGCATCACCTACCCGACAAAGAGCTAGCCGTGCTCGTGCAAGAACAAGTGGGGGGCCTCTATTCTGGAGTCGCCTTCAGCCGCGATCCCATTAGCCGAGCCGGTGACTCAGTCACCATCGAAGCCCTCCCTGGCATGGCCAGTCGAGTAGTCTCGGGGCAAACCACCCCAGAACAGTATCGGGTATTGGTGCAGGAAGACGATATTTCACCGCCATCCGACCCCGATGCCCCTGCTGACTGGACCCTACCCGAGGCCCTCACCTTAACGGTTGAAGGCGATGGCCGGGTCCCCCAGCGCCTAGTGCAGCAAGTCGCCTATCTGGCTCGCCACATTGAAACTCGTTACCATGGCATTCCCCAAGATATCGAATGGACCTACGACGGCCATACCCTGTGGTTGCTTCAGAGTCGTCCTATCACCACCATGCAGCCCCTATGGACTCGCAAAATTGCCGCCGAAGTGATTCCTGGGCTAATTCGTCCCCTGACCTGGTCGATCAACCGTCCTCTCACCTGTGGGGTATGGGGTGAGCTGTTTACCCTGGTCTTGGGAAATCGCGCTGAAGGCCTTGATTTCGAAGCTACTGCAACCTTGCATCACTCCCGAGCCTATTTCAATGCGTCTTTGCTGGGAGACATTTTTCTACGCATGGGGTTACCGCGAGAGAGCCTCGACTTTTTGACCCGGGGAGCCCCCTTTAGTAAACCTCCCATGAGCTCTACCCTGCGTAACCTGCCTGGGTTACTGCGACTGTTGGGACGAGAGCTATGGCTAGACGATGACTTCAATCGCGATCAAACCACCTTCTTCCAGCCAGGGCTAATGGCCTTGACTAGGACAGTACCGACTCAGATGGCTCCAGAGGATCTGCTCGAGACCATCGAAGATATCCTGGCGCTGTTGAAGCGAGCCACCTACTACAGTATTCTCGTTCCCCTGAGTATCGCCATCCGTCAGGCGATTTTACGAGTTTCCGATGCGGAGCTAGACGGCAGTCAAAACCCGGAAGTGGCAGCCCTAAATGAGCTGCGATCCCTGGCCCAGGATACGCGACTGCTGCTATCTACCATGGAGTTAGACTCCATTTCTAGCGCCTCCTCTTTACTGGCCGCCTTGGCAGAACATGCCGATGGCGACTCCATTCTCAGCCGTCTAGATACCTTGGTGACCAAGTATGGCTATCTCAGTCAGGTAGGTACCGATATCTCCGTTCCTACCTGGAAAGAGAATCCTAGCCCGGTGCGGGAGTTATTCGCCCAGTTGGTGTTGGCACCAACCCCGGCAACAGCCACCAAATCTAAACACCAAAAGACAGCGACATCAGCCACCTGGCAAGTTGACGTGGTGCAGCGTCGTCTCCATCTCAAGGGCCAAGTCACTGCCGTATATACTCGTTTACTCGCGGAATTGCGTTGGAGTTTTGTCGCCTTAGGCCAACACTGGCATCGCCTTGGCTATTTAGCGCAGCCGGATGATGTGTTCTACTTACAGCTGGACGACATCCGTCAGCAGATGAACGAGCCCTTAGATCAGCGCTGGGCTACCCTAACCGAAGCCATTGCCGCTCGTCGTTGGCAACTGCAGCAAGACCAGCAACTGTCCTCAGTACCTTACCTAGTTTATGGCAATGAGCCCCCCCATCTGCATCGCTTACCGCCCTTACAATCGCCTGCTGCCCAGGTGCTCAGAGGCATTGGGGCCAGCCCTGGAGTCGTGGAGGGGACTGTCCGAGTATTGACTGACCTCGGCGGTGTAGGCTCCCTGGCCCATGACAGCATCCTAGTGGTCCCCTATACCGATGCCGGCTGGGCGCCGCTGCTAGCTCAGGCCAAGGGATTAGTGGCTGAGGTGGGAGGACGCCTTTCCCATGGCGCCATCGTCGCTCGAGAATACGGTATCCCCGCAGTCATGAATGTCAATCAAGCCACCCAGTGCCTTCATGATGGCCAACGCGTGCGGCTGGATGGAGAGAAGGGGACGGTGGAGGTGCTATTCTGCTAA
- a CDS encoding thiol-disulfide oxidoreductase DCC family protein: protein MYYVIYDGNCNLCVSLVQFLERLDRGQRFHYIPMQDETALAQLEITAADCEQGMILLDEDDLTQRWQGSDAVEEIGRRLPLGHLFIQAYRALPGLKPGGDRLYEQVRDRRYQLFGQRESTYHSDYPACDDDSCSAYFKGMHQ, encoded by the coding sequence ATGTACTACGTAATTTATGACGGTAATTGCAATCTTTGCGTCTCGCTGGTGCAGTTCCTAGAGCGCCTCGATCGGGGCCAGCGATTTCACTACATTCCCATGCAAGACGAGACAGCCCTGGCCCAGCTTGAGATTACCGCCGCCGACTGTGAGCAAGGCATGATTCTGCTGGATGAGGATGATCTGACCCAACGCTGGCAGGGCAGTGACGCTGTGGAGGAAATTGGTCGCCGTTTGCCCTTAGGGCACCTGTTTATTCAGGCCTATCGTGCCCTGCCGGGTTTGAAGCCAGGGGGTGATCGCCTCTATGAACAAGTGCGCGACCGTCGCTACCAACTCTTTGGCCAGCGGGAAAGCACTTACCATTCCGACTACCCCGCCTGCGATGACGACAGTTGCAGCGCTTACTTCAAGGGCATGCACCAGTAA
- the psbZ gene encoding photosystem II reaction center protein PsbZ has translation MSFLFQIALLALVIFSFVMVIGVPVAYASPQSWDQSRRFILLGSILWGVLVVVVGGLNYFVV, from the coding sequence ATGTCATTCCTATTTCAGATCGCCCTGTTAGCTTTAGTCATTTTCTCATTTGTCATGGTGATTGGCGTGCCTGTGGCCTACGCCTCTCCCCAGAGCTGGGATCAATCTAGGCGGTTCATCCTGCTGGGTTCCATCCTTTGGGGAGTATTGGTAGTGGTCGTCGGTGGCCTCAATTACTTTGTGGTGTAA
- a CDS encoding PstS family phosphate ABC transporter substrate-binding protein: protein MVFSTTRFAYAVSLAALLTGVAACGGQQTATDTETDTTAEAPAEGGSELSGDVLIDGSSTVFPISEAMAEEFMAENPGTRVTVGVSGSGGGFEKFCNGETDVSNASRPIKQEEIDTCAENGIEFIELPIAFDGLSVVVNNENDWAQCLTPAELNTMWSPEAEGEVTSWNQVRGEFPDQELRLYGPGTDSGTFDYFTEAINEEGGASRGDYTASEDDNVIVQGVTAADPGGLGYFGYAYYEENQDALKIVEIENAEGTCVAPSRETIADGSYNPLSRPLFFYVKVDSYETKPQVAAFVDFQIDPANSDLVAETGYVGLPETITERVAARLESGTTGSIYEGGSSVGVKLEDKL from the coding sequence ATGGTATTCAGTACGACTCGATTTGCTTATGCCGTGTCTCTAGCTGCCCTGCTGACAGGCGTCGCAGCCTGTGGTGGACAGCAGACGGCTACCGATACCGAAACCGACACCACGGCTGAGGCCCCCGCCGAGGGTGGCTCTGAACTCAGCGGTGATGTTCTGATTGATGGTTCTAGCACTGTCTTCCCCATCTCTGAGGCCATGGCCGAAGAATTTATGGCAGAAAACCCAGGCACTCGCGTCACTGTAGGCGTGTCTGGTTCTGGGGGCGGCTTTGAGAAGTTCTGTAATGGCGAGACTGATGTCTCCAACGCCTCTCGTCCCATTAAGCAAGAAGAGATCGATACCTGCGCCGAGAATGGTATTGAGTTTATCGAATTGCCCATTGCCTTCGATGGTCTCTCGGTAGTAGTCAATAATGAGAATGATTGGGCCCAGTGCCTCACCCCTGCAGAGCTCAACACCATGTGGTCCCCCGAAGCGGAGGGAGAAGTCACCAGCTGGAACCAAGTCAGAGGTGAATTTCCTGACCAGGAATTGCGTCTCTACGGTCCTGGTACTGACTCCGGTACCTTCGACTACTTCACCGAGGCCATCAACGAAGAAGGTGGTGCTAGCCGCGGTGACTACACCGCCAGTGAAGATGACAACGTCATCGTCCAAGGGGTCACCGCCGCCGATCCAGGTGGTTTGGGTTACTTTGGCTACGCTTACTACGAGGAAAACCAGGATGCCCTCAAGATAGTTGAAATTGAGAACGCCGAGGGTACCTGTGTGGCCCCGTCTCGTGAAACTATCGCCGATGGTAGTTATAATCCCCTGTCTCGTCCTTTGTTCTTCTACGTGAAGGTGGATTCCTACGAAACTAAGCCCCAAGTAGCGGCATTCGTCGATTTCCAGATCGATCCTGCCAACTCTGACTTGGTGGCTGAAACCGGCTATGTCGGTCTGCCTGAGACCATCACTGAGAGGGTGGCTGCTCGCCTGGAAAGTGGTACCACTGGCTCCATCTACGAAGGTGGGTCTTCTGTGGGCGTAAAGCTAGAAGACAAGCTCTAG
- the ribH gene encoding 6,7-dimethyl-8-ribityllumazine synthase, whose protein sequence is MAVFEGSFTQTESMRFALVLGRFNDLVTGKLLEGCQDCLKRHGIDVNPQGSQVDYAWVPGSFEIPLVARQLALTGRYDAIICLGAVIRGQTPHFDYVAAEVSKGVAAAGFQTGVPIVFGVLTTDSMQQALERAGIKSNHGWGYAMDALEMASLMRQIHYLPGTQRNGLSSSDRQSLPTSTTRMTPAES, encoded by the coding sequence ATGGCAGTCTTTGAAGGGAGTTTCACCCAAACCGAATCCATGCGCTTCGCCCTGGTGCTAGGTCGCTTCAATGACCTGGTCACCGGCAAGCTCCTAGAAGGCTGCCAAGACTGTCTCAAACGCCACGGTATAGACGTCAATCCTCAAGGTTCCCAAGTCGATTATGCCTGGGTGCCTGGTAGCTTCGAGATTCCCCTAGTGGCTCGTCAACTGGCCCTGACAGGCCGCTATGATGCCATTATATGCTTGGGGGCTGTCATTCGGGGCCAAACCCCCCATTTTGACTACGTAGCTGCCGAAGTCTCCAAAGGGGTCGCAGCGGCCGGATTTCAAACCGGCGTGCCAATTGTCTTTGGCGTCTTAACCACCGATTCCATGCAACAGGCCTTGGAGCGGGCTGGTATCAAGAGTAATCACGGCTGGGGCTACGCCATGGATGCCCTAGAAATGGCCAGCTTGATGCGCCAGATTCATTACCTACCCGGCACTCAGAGAAATGGCCTATCGAGCTCTGACCGCCAGAGTTTGCCCACATCCACAACTAGAATGACGCCTGCTGAGAGCTAA
- the queF gene encoding preQ(1) synthase codes for MSHISESMYGDIAIAQAATEPLEKWPNPSTNAYAIHLEHPEFTALCPRSGYPDFGTIVVDYQPGEWVVELKAFKLYINSFRDQRISHEQVVNAVADRLWQELHPVGLRIIGDFTRRGGVKTMITVSKGNGQLFGEYRPNLL; via the coding sequence ATGAGCCACATCTCTGAGTCAATGTACGGTGATATTGCCATTGCCCAGGCGGCGACGGAGCCCTTGGAAAAGTGGCCTAATCCTTCTACCAATGCCTATGCTATCCATTTGGAGCATCCGGAATTCACGGCCCTGTGTCCCCGCTCCGGGTATCCCGATTTTGGCACCATTGTCGTAGACTACCAGCCTGGGGAATGGGTGGTGGAATTGAAGGCGTTTAAGCTCTATATCAATTCGTTTCGGGATCAGCGCATCAGCCATGAGCAGGTGGTGAATGCCGTTGCCGATCGACTCTGGCAGGAGTTACACCCTGTGGGCTTACGGATCATCGGTGATTTTACTCGACGGGGTGGGGTTAAGACGATGATCACGGTTTCTAAGGGGAATGGACAGCTATTTGGGGAGTATCGCCCCAATCTCTTGTGA
- a CDS encoding COP23 domain-containing protein, with protein MTYVHWHRVGGLALGLAMMMGQAIPLSAQDAPPDSDTPSPAATGPRFACQVHNGQYTVMYLPQSQPGEAYPWAIPEDMGSAWPAERRCNEISRRLESYRPDGLVEMLTAVENGYNTVCVTTEAVPACRIVFTVPPGQDPVATRDRVFENLALADEGQSTQGVNTFTDDGDTSLLPGSLLESLGAILGNSPSRSNGINLKPFLDEADGGTGEQLRDGVGASGPTLNPDDFR; from the coding sequence ATGACCTATGTTCACTGGCACCGTGTAGGCGGCTTGGCTTTGGGCCTGGCTATGATGATGGGGCAGGCAATACCGCTATCCGCCCAAGATGCCCCGCCAGACTCAGATACCCCATCTCCCGCGGCCACGGGGCCTCGCTTTGCCTGTCAGGTACATAATGGCCAATATACGGTGATGTATCTGCCCCAGAGTCAACCGGGAGAGGCCTATCCTTGGGCGATTCCAGAAGATATGGGCAGTGCCTGGCCAGCGGAGCGTCGCTGTAATGAGATCAGTCGGCGCTTAGAGTCTTACCGCCCCGACGGCTTAGTGGAAATGCTCACCGCCGTTGAGAATGGCTACAATACTGTCTGCGTGACGACTGAGGCAGTGCCCGCCTGTCGCATCGTGTTCACAGTACCTCCTGGACAAGATCCAGTGGCCACTCGCGATCGCGTCTTTGAAAACTTGGCTCTGGCAGATGAAGGCCAATCGACGCAAGGGGTCAATACCTTCACTGATGATGGTGACACCTCCCTACTGCCGGGTAGTCTGCTGGAATCCTTAGGGGCTATCCTAGGCAATAGCCCATCTCGGTCCAATGGCATTAATTTGAAACCCTTTTTAGATGAGGCCGATGGTGGCACCGGTGAGCAGTTGAGGGACGGTGTTGGGGCTTCAGGGCCGACCCTCAACCCCGATGATTTCCGTTAA
- the pstA gene encoding phosphate ABC transporter permease PstA, producing the protein MTVDSTRNYPAGSLGSFAEKFHQNLSGRYRLDAIFQSLAWLSVAIALIVLAWLLLDVLIDGIPTLNWEFITNFPSRKPEEAGVWAALMGTIWVMAVVAVVAFPIGVGAAIYLEEFSSDNWFSRFVEINISNLAGVPSIIYGLLGLAAFVYLFEPITGGRSVLTGGLTLALLILPIIIVATRESLRAIPNSIRLAGFALGATRWQVVWSHVLPYAMPGILTGTILALSRAIGETAPLIAIGALTFIPFIPDGLQSPFTVLPIQVYNWVSRPQEEFHAIAASGIILLLIVLLAMNAIAIYLRNRLQKINL; encoded by the coding sequence ATGACTGTTGACTCGACTCGAAATTACCCGGCAGGGAGTTTGGGGAGTTTTGCTGAGAAGTTTCATCAAAACCTCTCTGGTCGCTATCGCCTGGATGCCATCTTCCAGTCGCTGGCTTGGCTGTCAGTTGCGATCGCATTGATTGTTCTAGCCTGGCTGCTGCTAGATGTGCTGATCGATGGCATCCCCACCCTCAACTGGGAATTCATTACCAATTTTCCCTCCCGTAAACCTGAAGAAGCTGGGGTTTGGGCTGCTCTAATGGGCACCATCTGGGTCATGGCTGTCGTCGCTGTCGTGGCCTTTCCCATCGGTGTAGGAGCTGCCATTTACCTAGAGGAGTTTTCGTCCGATAACTGGTTCAGCCGCTTCGTTGAGATCAACATCAGTAATTTGGCCGGAGTGCCCTCGATCATTTACGGCTTGCTAGGGCTGGCTGCCTTCGTTTATTTGTTCGAACCTATCACCGGTGGTCGTAGTGTCTTGACCGGTGGACTCACCCTGGCTCTGCTGATTTTGCCCATTATTATTGTGGCTACGCGGGAATCGCTGCGGGCCATTCCCAATAGTATTCGCCTGGCAGGGTTTGCTTTAGGAGCGACTCGCTGGCAAGTCGTTTGGTCCCATGTGTTACCCTACGCCATGCCCGGAATCTTGACCGGAACGATTCTGGCCCTATCCCGAGCCATTGGGGAAACGGCTCCCCTGATCGCCATCGGGGCCTTGACCTTCATTCCCTTTATCCCAGATGGTCTGCAGAGTCCATTTACGGTGTTACCGATTCAGGTTTACAACTGGGTCAGCCGACCGCAAGAGGAATTCCATGCCATCGCTGCTTCTGGAATTATCCTGCTGCTGATTGTGTTGCTGGCTATGAATGCCATTGCCATTTACCTGCGCAACCGCCTGCAAAAGATCAACCTTTAA
- a CDS encoding DUF3038 domain-containing protein, producing MRPASSTDLSLPADNPSLDNIKAHLDLLLLALEALTGLGSDAVLMAARQLQLKELVGDRVTLWRLRQASPLRRGQGRKKLDVEEARALVLISSYLAQQQCDRIRDAVARLEDSTAQGQPPHRAAILGDYLDRFSNTYQDRMQDPAPVTPDDLSQLALTLLIDLLFYSSPGGERRLWLALLDRTHLSPAS from the coding sequence TTGCGTCCGGCTAGTTCTACGGATTTGTCGCTGCCTGCTGACAATCCTTCCCTTGACAATATCAAGGCCCATCTTGACCTGCTACTGTTGGCTTTAGAGGCGCTGACGGGACTGGGCTCCGATGCCGTGTTGATGGCAGCACGACAGTTACAGCTTAAGGAGTTGGTGGGCGATCGGGTCACACTCTGGCGGCTACGGCAGGCCAGTCCCTTGCGCAGGGGACAGGGGCGCAAGAAGTTGGACGTGGAGGAAGCCCGGGCCTTGGTGTTGATCAGCAGCTATTTGGCTCAGCAACAATGCGATCGCATCCGCGACGCCGTCGCCCGCCTAGAAGACAGCACTGCACAGGGCCAGCCCCCCCATCGAGCTGCGATCCTAGGAGATTACCTCGATCGCTTCAGCAATACCTACCAAGACCGCATGCAGGACCCTGCCCCGGTGACCCCGGATGATCTCAGTCAACTCGCCCTGACCCTGTTAATCGATCTGCTCTTCTATAGCAGCCCAGGTGGTGAACGCCGCCTATGGTTAGCCTTACTCGATCGCACCCACCTCTCCCCTGCTTCATGA